The Streptomyces aurantiacus genome includes a region encoding these proteins:
- a CDS encoding ABC transporter permease — MSETTHDGGVAVSARPSPDEGLSAADLAAKYGLAVSGARPGLVEYVRQLWGRRHFILAFSQAKLTAQYSQAKLGQLWQVATPLLNAAVYFLIFGLILQADRGMSREVYIPFLVTGVFVFTFTQSSVMAGVRAISGNLGLVRALHFPRASLPISFSLQQLQQLLFSMIVLFVVTIAFGSYPRLSWLLILPVLALQFLFNTGLAMIMARMGSKTPDLAQLMPFVMRTWMYASGVMFSIPVMLEKHPAWIADILQWNPAAIYMDLMRFALIDGYGPASEVLPPHVWAVAGGWAVLVAVGGFVYFWKAEERYGRG, encoded by the coding sequence GTGAGTGAGACAACGCATGACGGTGGTGTCGCGGTGAGCGCCCGTCCGTCGCCCGATGAAGGGCTCTCCGCGGCGGACCTCGCCGCCAAGTACGGGCTGGCCGTGAGCGGCGCCCGGCCCGGGCTCGTCGAGTACGTCCGCCAGCTCTGGGGACGGCGTCACTTCATCCTCGCCTTCTCGCAGGCGAAGCTCACCGCCCAGTACAGCCAGGCCAAGCTCGGCCAGCTGTGGCAGGTGGCCACGCCGCTGCTGAACGCGGCCGTGTACTTCCTGATCTTCGGCCTCATCCTGCAGGCCGACCGTGGCATGTCCCGTGAGGTCTACATCCCGTTCCTGGTGACGGGTGTGTTCGTCTTCACCTTCACCCAGAGCTCGGTGATGGCGGGCGTGCGCGCGATCTCCGGCAACCTCGGGCTGGTCCGGGCGCTGCACTTCCCGCGTGCCTCGCTGCCGATCTCGTTCTCGCTGCAGCAGCTCCAGCAGCTGCTGTTCTCGATGATCGTGCTGTTCGTCGTGACGATCGCCTTCGGCAGCTACCCGCGGCTTTCCTGGCTGCTGATCCTCCCGGTGCTGGCCCTGCAGTTCCTGTTCAACACCGGCCTCGCGATGATCATGGCCAGGATGGGTTCCAAGACCCCGGACCTCGCGCAGCTCATGCCGTTCGTGATGCGTACGTGGATGTACGCGTCCGGCGTCATGTTCTCCATCCCGGTGATGCTGGAGAAGCACCCTGCCTGGATCGCCGACATCCTCCAGTGGAACCCGGCCGCCATCTACATGGACCTGATGCGCTTCGCGCTGATCGACGGCTACGGCCCCGCGAGCGAGGTGCTGCCGCCTCACGTGTGGGCCGTCGCGGGCGGCTGGGCCGTCCTCGTCGCCGTCGGCGGATTCGTGTACTTCTGGAAGGCTGAGGAGCGGTACGGCCGTGGCTGA
- a CDS encoding glycosyltransferase family 2 protein, with protein MSTAPKVGAVIITMGNRPDELRALLDSVAKQDGAPVEVVVVGNGSPVPDVTGSIPGVRTVELPENLGIPGGRNVGIEAFGPGGTDVDVLLFLDDDGLLAHHDTAELCRQAFTDDPELGIISFRIADPETGITQRRHVPRLRASDPMRSSRVTTFLGGANAVRTKVLAEVGGLPDEFFYAHEETDLAWRALDAGWMIDYRSDMVLYHPTTAPSRHAIYHRMVARNRVWLARRNLPAPLVPVYLGVWMLLTLARRPSRPALRAWFGGFKEGWTSPCGPRRPMKWRTVWRLTRLGRPPVI; from the coding sequence GTGAGCACGGCCCCGAAGGTCGGCGCGGTGATCATCACCATGGGCAACCGCCCCGACGAACTCCGCGCCCTCCTCGACTCGGTCGCCAAGCAGGACGGCGCCCCGGTCGAGGTGGTCGTGGTCGGCAACGGCTCGCCCGTCCCGGACGTCACCGGGTCCATACCGGGCGTCCGCACGGTCGAACTGCCCGAGAACCTCGGCATCCCCGGCGGCCGCAACGTCGGCATCGAGGCGTTCGGCCCCGGCGGCACCGACGTGGACGTCCTGCTCTTCCTGGACGACGACGGTCTCCTCGCGCACCACGACACCGCCGAGCTCTGCCGGCAGGCGTTCACGGACGACCCGGAGCTCGGCATCATCAGCTTCCGCATCGCCGACCCCGAGACGGGGATCACCCAGCGCCGCCACGTGCCACGGCTGCGCGCCTCCGACCCGATGCGCAGCTCCCGCGTCACCACCTTCCTCGGCGGCGCCAACGCGGTCCGTACGAAGGTGCTCGCCGAGGTCGGCGGACTGCCCGACGAGTTCTTCTACGCCCACGAGGAGACTGACCTCGCCTGGCGGGCCCTCGACGCGGGCTGGATGATCGACTACCGCTCGGACATGGTGCTGTACCACCCCACGACGGCGCCCTCGCGGCACGCGATCTACCACCGGATGGTCGCCCGCAACCGCGTCTGGCTCGCCCGTCGCAACCTGCCCGCCCCGCTGGTCCCCGTCTACCTCGGCGTGTGGATGCTGCTCACCCTCGCCCGCCGTCCTTCCCGCCCCGCCCTGCGGGCCTGGTTCGGCGGTTTCAAGGAGGGCTGGACCAGCCCGTGCGGGCCCCGGCGCCCCATGAAGTGGCGTACGGTATGGCGCCTGACCCGTCTGGGCCGACCACCCGTCATCTGA
- a CDS encoding CDP-alcohol phosphatidyltransferase family protein, whose translation MQKPSVAELRPVVHPPGVKDRRSGEHWGGRLYMREISLRIDRHLVNTRVTPNQLTYVMTVFGVLAAPALLVPGIPGALLGVLMVQLYLLFDCVDGEIARWRKQYSMTGVYVDRVAAYLCDAAVLVGFGLRAADLWGTGRIDWLWAFLGTLAALGAILIKSETDLVGVARHQTGKAPVQESASEPRSSGMALARRAAGALKFHRLVLGIEASLLILVLAVLDTVRDDLFFSRLGVAVLAGIAMLQTLLHLVSILASSRLK comes from the coding sequence ATGCAAAAGCCATCGGTAGCTGAGCTCCGCCCGGTCGTGCACCCTCCGGGTGTGAAGGACCGGCGGAGCGGCGAGCACTGGGGAGGCCGGCTCTACATGCGCGAGATCTCGCTGCGCATCGACCGGCACCTGGTGAACACGCGGGTCACGCCCAACCAGCTGACCTACGTGATGACCGTCTTCGGCGTGCTCGCCGCGCCGGCCCTGCTGGTGCCGGGCATCCCCGGCGCCCTGCTCGGCGTGCTGATGGTCCAGCTCTACCTGCTCTTCGACTGCGTCGACGGGGAGATCGCCCGCTGGCGCAAGCAGTACTCGATGACCGGGGTGTACGTCGACCGCGTCGCCGCCTACCTGTGCGACGCCGCGGTCCTGGTCGGCTTCGGCCTGCGCGCCGCGGACCTGTGGGGCACCGGGCGGATCGACTGGCTGTGGGCCTTCCTCGGTACCCTGGCCGCCCTCGGCGCCATACTGATCAAGTCCGAGACCGACCTCGTCGGGGTCGCCCGGCACCAGACCGGCAAGGCGCCCGTCCAGGAGTCGGCGTCCGAGCCGCGCTCCTCCGGCATGGCGCTGGCCCGCCGGGCCGCGGGCGCGCTCAAGTTCCACCGGCTCGTCCTCGGCATCGAGGCCTCCCTGCTGATCCTGGTCCTCGCGGTGCTGGACACGGTCAGGGACGACCTCTTCTTCTCGCGGCTCGGCGTCGCGGTCCTGGCCGGCATCGCCATGCTGCAGACCCTGCTGCACCTCGTGTCCATCCTCGCCTCGAGCAGGCTGAAGTGA